In Acipenser ruthenus chromosome 33, fAciRut3.2 maternal haplotype, whole genome shotgun sequence, the sequence accccTGGCTcaaaagcatagcaccgataccgctgtataaaagagccggctcctttgcaaggagcgtatatcagacttatgtctttgtgtgtgattacgtcacctaccagccctgctgctgtcttccTCCGTGCACGCTACACAAACGTAAACTAACCCTAGAGCTTAAAAATACAGTGCAATTCAAGACAGTATAATATGGCTCTGTGCTCGGGCATATTATAGTTCTCAAGATATTTCAACAATCACTGTCTTGGTGCTTTGAAATGAGTTAGTGACTAATATGTACCAGGTGATTCATTGTTGTCGAAAGATTAGCAATAACATACTTAATAGCGTGACATTGATTCTTTGGGTCAGTTTCATCAAGGGtgtctgtgatagagagagaaaggatcgatgctgcaaatctccctcccgattagaaagggcgctgtgtaagggggaaggtaagctgccgcctagatctgccacctcggtggtaggtggaaaccggaaggtgaccatattaggaggggcgcgtagctgcaagtactcaggacgattccattgcagtcagctgcggggcagccctctattggagaaatcatggcgacgcgttggctgcagggaggagtttgctgggtacaaaggggaagcagctatgtcaaaacctccccttgcgctgagaatgaaatgcaaacggccggagcctgtattgtttttatgagtttggattacgtgtgttttgtgttgcagaggaggagtgagccgcggaccggcgattgataaagagcacgtccttgcactgcacagcacagcacagcacagcacagcaccactcacggcaccacgcttctctggagcgagagcactgcgcgcacagagaacgcggggacggacaaagtcccgtttttgtttatttttagaaaagctgccgtgtacccccctcaataccatcgctggtaaaggggtggacttattttgtgtttgttgttattatttttattattattaaagtccacagactgttttgggagaaaaggattgtgtggactggatttatttactgcaccactgcacctgatcacactTGGTGTCCAGAAGTGGGATTATAAATGGACCCAACCGCATTGGCAGCGCTGTTGGAGGCGCAGGAGCGGAGGCATCAGGAATCATTGACGGCCATGATGGAAAGGATGCATGGCTTGTTCCTGGAGGCCAATCGGGGGAGGGAACCGGCGGTTCAACCAGCAGTACCCCTACCAAGGGTAAGggtagtgaagatgtcgctggaggatgaccctgaggcttacttagttgcctttgaaaggcaggcaacagcagctcagtggcctcgggagtggtgggctacccagttgggccccaatttgatcggagaggcccaggcagcctaccaagccttgacacatgagcaagccctggtgtacgaccaggtgaagcaggccattctccagcggctggacatcacagaggagacacatcgccgccggttccgggagtaccagcgccccccaggactgcgaccccgcgtggtggcccagcaactagtggatcatgtgacccggtggctctgccccggcaccaacgatgcagaaaagatcaccgagctgattgccatagagcagttcgtgaaggtgctggggccggacacccAGAACTGGGTCACCAGGCATCGACCCACCACGCTAGAGGCAGCAGTCCGATTGGCTGAGGGGTATGAGGATGCCTTGGCATCAGCTCCTGTGGTCGTTACCCCCGCTCCTCCCTCCAACCGACCCCGGACAGGACCGACTCCAAGGACAGGACCCCCACAgcacttcaccccctccccccacggggCTACTTCTCATCGGCACCCCACGGGTGGCCTTCCTCCACCCCAATGGAGGGCGaggtcgacccccagcggggtgagagcagagaacccctccccactgccgaaccggcagcgggacacgcaagctccgtgggcgccctttcaccccacgtgttaccggtgccatgaggtcggccaccttgcgcggaattgtccggcggcgatggaatgtggtgcggcctcccattacctaccaacagcaccaggtaagtccaggggtaatgattgggaggggccttgcattgttgatgtacgggttggtgatgtgagtacccacgcgttagtggactcaggatgtgggcagactttaattgaagaagctctgttggcgggggtaccttggtggtcacgcggggtcgtggtcatttcctgtattcacggggataacaaggactaccccctcactaaattagatgtgacgattggatgtcattcccgccgcgtaatcgtggcagtggctgcaaagttgccatatccagttattttaggtcgagactggccatattttgaaacaatgattaataaaacggtaacgccagtctccggtaagaccatgggagcagcgggggaaactattgggaaaatattcccgctgcaagctgatttgttctattcccgatttcgcccgaaaaaaacaaaaaaagagcgaagggtcgaaaaatgggaaggaatgtcaataagacaaggctggggtttggtgggggaaacttcagagtctgttaaatgtaagggaaaggggattgggactcagtgtgacctgcgggggcaggttactggggcccccagtgctgaagctactgtagctccgctcgatatcccgaagttctgggaccgagatgtggacctagcgttggaacaaaagaatgatccttcgctggcacacatctgggggcaggttcggtctatcgaggggaaggatgtagaggataaccggccgcttacatatcctcaccacattattgtcgggcatttgctgtatagggtatcccaagccacgagcacaagccagattgtaacacaattactcgttcctcagtcttttcgacgtgagatcatgcggttggctcacgatgtcccatgttcgggccatttaggtagcgataagactcgggaacgaatattggctcgattttattggatgggagtctatagtgaggtgacgcgatatgtagcggggtgtccggaatgccagcaagtagcgccggggcgggttcgcccggccccgctggtcccactgcccctgatctcagttccctttgaacgcattgctatggacatagtgggtcccttgagccagtctgactctggatacacgcacattttggtagtggtggactacgcgaccagatatccagaggcagtaccattgagatctactagtgccgcagcagttgctcgagagttagtacagattataacgagagtagggattccaaaagaaatcctcactgatcacggaacgaacttcatgtcacagtgtttgaaagaattgtataaattgttgcaaattaagtccattcgaacctctgtttatcacccgcagacggacggtttggtggaacgttttaatcagactttaaaacagatgctgaagcggtttgtcacccaagagcagaaacattgggctaaactcctcccctacctgatgtttgcagtgagagaggtgcctcagagctcgactgggttctctccctttgagctgctgtatgggaggcaaccacggggcattctggatcttgtgaaagaagggtgggaggagcaaacaaaaacttccaaaaacatagtcaaatacgtaatcctgttaagagaccgtctggaattggttggtcgtttggcacaagaaaacctaaaactagctcagcatcgccaagagcagcagtacaacaaacaagcaagaattcggacttttcggccaggtgataaagtactgctgctacttccttcatcagagtctaagttgtatgctaaatggcaggggccatatgaggtgatacggggaattggtaatgtgaattatgaaattagacaacccaatcgccgaaataagacagaaatttatcacattaacttgctaaaaccctggaatgaaagggaggccctgtttatagctggtgacagtttagaagaggattttggtcccactgtcaatccattagctgcaactaacattccgatgggagaacagttacttccggatcaggaacgtgagctcttccagttggtggaaaggtttagtgatgttttttctgatttgcccggcaggactaatgttatttctcatgctattattactccgccaggtgtcagggtccgagagagaccgtaccggatcccagagagtcgcaggggtcccgttcacgaggaggtggaggatatgctcaggcttggagtcattgagccttcccggagcgagtggtgcagtcctatcgtgatggtgggcaaaaaggacggctccactcggttctgtgtggatttccggaaggtcaatgccatctctaagtttgatgcgtatccaatgccccgagtggacgagctcctcgaccgactgggtaaggcgcggttaatttcgactttggatctgacgaaggggtactggcagattccactcactcagagctcaaaagagaaaactgctttctctaccccagatggcttgttccatttccggaccatgcccttcgggttgcatggagctcccgccacctttcagagactgatggaccaggtcttggctcctcatcatcagtacgcagccgcatacatcgatgatgtagtgatttttagctccacctggaaggagcatattattaggctttcagccgtcctacagtctctaaggggggctgggctaacagccaagctgggcaagtgtgcatttggcaaacaggagacccagtatcttggctatattatgggtaatggccgggtaaagcctatcgcctccaaagtccaggcgctggtggagacggcgatcccgagaaccaagtcacaggtgagatcactactggggttagccggctattatcgccgttttatccccgagtatgccaccatagtcaaccccctggtcgatctcacccgaaaggctgctccaaaattagttaaatggacagggcagtgtcaggaagcatttgatatgattaagaagcgactctgtcaagctcccgctctgatttcaccagatttcagcaaagagttcatccttcagactgatgcctcccacattggtctgggggcggtcctgtcccaacaagttgacggagtggaacaccctatcatttatttgagcaaaaaaatggctcctagggaaattaactactctgtcattgagaaggagtgtttagccatcaaatgggctactcatgctcttcgctattacttgttggggcgttctttctctcttgtcactgatcatgctcctttaaggtggttacacacgatgaaggacaataacgctcggataactcggtggtatctggcgctgcaacccttccactatacagtgaaacatcgtgcgggtaaggagcatcaaaatgcagattttttttcaagggaggggggaccattggggaatgtagtgttggccgagtgttccttcggcatcactctgaggggtgagatatgtgatagagagagaaaggatcgatgctgcaaatctccctcccgattagaaagggcgctgtgtaagggggaaggtaagctgccgcctagatctgccacctcggtggtaggtggaaaccggaaggtgaccatattaggaggggcgcgtagctgcaagtactcaggacgattccattgcagtcagctgcggggcagccctctattggagaaatcatggcgacgcgttggctgcagggaggagtttgctgggtacaaaggggaagcagctatgtcaaaacctccccttgcgctgagaatgaaatgcaaacggccggagcctgtattgtttttatgagtttggattacgtgtgttttgtgttgcagaggaggagtgagccgcggaccggcgattgataaagagcacgtccttgcactgcacagcacagcacagcacagcacagcaccactcacggcaccacgcttctctggagcgagagcactgcgcgcacagagaacgcggggacggacaaagtcccgtttttgtttatttttagaaaagctgccgtgtacccccctcaataccatcgctggtaaaggggtggacttattttgtgtttgttgttattatttttattattattaaagtccacagactgttttgggagaaaaggattgtgtggactggatttatttactgcaccactgcacctgatcacagtgtcttaaaagaaaaaataaccctGTGTGCCGATCATTTTAGAAAGCCGCCAGAGTATCAAAGCCTTGCATCTCAGAAACCCTTTGagatagtgacttcatatttgcagggttataggagccctgcatgtaaatgtGTTGCTGGACATGACTTTAACAGCGCACCAGATATGGCTGGCATATTGAACCCATGTGACTTCTTCTGTATAGAGAGTACACTTTGAGTTATTGTTAATGTTTGGTACACCGCTGTGCTCTTTGATTCTCTTAGTTCAGTTATTCAGTAGCCCTTTCACTGCCAGTTTCTTTTAagcatatcaatgatacagaccacatgcttttaAATAGGGTCTTCATAgttgtacacagctgtattctatgattctctcaatcaATTTCAATAGGTGGTGCTCAGTGGTAATTCATATCACTACTGTAAAGTATTTGTCCATTGGGAATCCATTGCGTGTATTGCTCTGGTcagctaatggttctgctagtcaagatgtttttcagtgtttctaaGATCTAACAATAGTTAGAAAAGACCACAtgtccctttattattatttgtttatttagcagacgcctttatccaaggcgacttacagagactagggtgtgtgaactatgcatcagctgcagagtcacttacaactatgtctcacccgaaagacggagcacaaggaggttaagtgacttgctcagggtcacacaatgagtcagtggctgaggggggatttgaaccggggacctcctggttacaagcccttttctttaacaaccaAGTCCCTGGTGTCAAGATACTTCAAAAGCTACTTATCTCCTTAAGCCTTGTAGACCTTTGATGGCGCAGAGACCATTGTTTCCAGTTGTGCTGTTTCTCTTTCTCATCCCTGCATACAAAAACATACACAGATTGTCAAATGCTGGATCCCTTGTGAGAGACGCATCTGTGTAATCCGACTGGTGATTTTGACAGGCAGTTATGAAAATCTGGTGTTTCACCAATTAAacaaagtatatttaaaatataattgtctTCTGCTGTCACGTACGCTGCGCTCAGGATGAGTAGAGTTTGTTGAAGGCAGCAAGGCTGCTACAATGAAGCAGCTATTGACAGACGGTGTGGCAAGGAATGCAGGGCTTTGTCTAAATTTTTGTAAATGTCTGAAGGACTGTGGTCTCTGCAACTTAGAAGCTACGCATTGTGAAACTGCCTGTAACACAAGTTATACTCAACCATGCAAAAGGCAAAAGTTGtgcctcaccctatagaattaactagacaaaatgtgatatttcgaaatctaacatgaaatactgtatggctatggcttccggtagagttttgcaatataatttagcagtttctttgattatatgatgttaaataaaatatctaaattatgttcatataggtttttttttcaattatctctcaatcctaaaattctcggtgatgcaaaacttttcaaCACAGCTGTACACACAGCCTCTGTACAACACCAGAGCTGAACACACAGCCTCTGTACCCCACCAGAGCTGAACACACAAGCCTCTGTACCCCATCAGAGCTGAACACACAGCCTCTGTACCCCACCAGAGCTGAACACACAGCCTCTGTACCCCACCAGAGCTGAACACACAAGCCTCTGTACCCCACCAGAGCTGAACACACAGCCTCTGTACCCCACCAGAGCTGAACACACAGCCTCTGTACCCCACCAGAGCTGAACACACAAGCCTCTGTACCCCATCAGAGCTGAACACACAAGCCTCTGTACCCCACCAGAGCTGAACACACAGCCTCTGTACCCCACCAGAGCTGAACACACAAGCCTCTGTACCCCACCAGAGCTGAACACACAGCCTCTGTACCCCACCAGATCTGAACACACAGCCTCTGTACCCCACCAGAGCTGAACACACAAGCCTCTGTACCCCACCAGATCTGAACACACAGCCTCTGTACCCCACCAGAGCTGAACACACAGCCTCTGTACCCCACCAGAGCTGTATGCATTTGAGGTGAAGTTAAAGGTTAAGCAGCTTTATATGTCTTTTTATTTCTCTCCTTTCCACTTAACCCTTTATTTACAATCAGTCTGAGGGGTTCTGCATTCGAGAGCT encodes:
- the LOC131704966 gene encoding zinc finger and SCAN domain-containing protein 29-like, with protein sequence MDPTALAALLEAQERRHQESLTAMMERMHGLFLEANRGREPAVQPAVPLPRVRVVKMSLEDDPEAYLVAFERQATAAQWPREWWATQLGPNLIGEAQAAYQALTHEQALVYDQVKQAILQRLDITEETHRRRFREYQRPPGLRPRVVAQQLVDHVTRWLCPGTNDAEKITELIAIEQFVKVLGPDTQNWVTRHRPTTLEAAVRLAEGYEDALASAPVVVTPAPPSNRPRTGPTPRTGPPQHFTPSPHGATSHRHPTGGLPPPQWRARSTPSGVRAENPSPLPNRQRDTQAPWAPFHPTCYRCHEVGHLARNCPAAMECGAASHYLPTAPEEE